One window from the genome of Nicotiana sylvestris chromosome 9, ASM39365v2, whole genome shotgun sequence encodes:
- the LOC138878393 gene encoding uncharacterized protein — protein MKGIGIGAVLVYGTGHHYPIMAQLQFYCTNNMAKYKACILGLRMAMDMGVQQVLVLGDLDLLVHQIQGEWETRDLKLIPYRQCLQDLCQRFQSIEFMHIPRIHNEVADALATLASMLHHPDKAYMDPL, from the coding sequence atgaaaggcattgggataggagcggtacttgtttatggaacagggcatcattaccctaTTATGGCTCAGCTTcagttctactgtactaacaacatggctaaatacaaggcatgcattttgggtctgagGATGGctatggatatgggtgtccagcaAGTCTTGGTGTTGGGTGActtggaccttctggtgcaccagattcaaggagaatgggaaacacgagatttaaaactcataccgtaccgacagtgCTTGCaagatctttgtcaacggttccaatcaatagagttcatgcatattccaaggattcacaatgaggttgccgatgctttggctactctggcgtcaatgttgcaccatcccgataaggcttatatggaccctTTGTAG